GAGAACTACTGCTAATTAGGCAGTATTGGATGATATCCAAACAAGGCAAGGTCGATACTTTCAAGCAGCAACCACAAGGTGTTTGGTGAAGTAATAGAAGTTTGAGATCCCAACGGTCTTGGCCTTTGATGCTCTGCAGACAGGAGACTATCGGACTACTGGAGCCCTAGGATGGAGATCCCGAGATATCAATTGGCAAGTTGGCCCGACGAGGAGAATCTGGTTGGTGAGATTCTGCTAGACGATGAGCATGCTGCGACTGTGCTGTTGCGCGATGGTGGGCCTGTGTTGTTAATCCACGCTAGCCCAGATGAAAAGACTCTCAATCTCGGTTCTTTTATCGAAATGTTGTCGGAAATTCCCGCCAGGTTGGGGCGCGCCCCTGATGCGTCGGGAGAATATGACTCTGGGTAAGCGCTGATTCTGGGAAGGCTGCTGAGTAAACATGGGAAGGCCAGATGATGGGCGACGGTCCTAATCTCAGAGATCTGGAGGTGGGTCAGCCGCTGTGCCGAACCCCCTCAGAAGGTCCACTCGCTGAACAGCTTCTGCTGGAAGCGCTGGAGGTCGCGGACCGGGGCGCCGGTCTGCTGGAGCTCGACGAACTTTTCGTTCATGGCGGTGAGGCGCCGGGCGAGGACCTGGGTGATCTGGAGAAAGATCTGGAGGGTGGCCGGGTCGCCACGGTGGAAGCGCTGGCGCAGGGTGGCACAGGGCAGGACGAGGGCCAGGGTCTCTTCCCGGGAGCGCACCGAGGCGGCGCGGCGGTCGCCGGTGAGGGCTTCCATTTCGCCGACGACGGCCGGGGCTTGCAGCACCGCGAGCTGGCGCTCGCTGCCGTCCTCGTCATGACGAAAGACCTCGAGCGATCCGGAGAGCACGAAGTAGAGGTCCGTGCTCTCGCTGCCGGTTTCGATGAAGGCCGTGCCGGCCTCGAGGTTTTCCTCGCGGCAGGCGGAGAGGAAGGCGGCGAGGTCGTCTTTGGCGAGGTTCCGGAAGAGTGGAAAGCTGCTGTAGTCCATGGCCGTCTCCGCGGATCGAGTGAAGGGTGATGGGTTGATCAGAGGCCCCGCAAGACGGTGGCCTTGCCGACTTCGCGAATCGCGAGCACGAAGGCGGCGGTGCGCAAATCGAGCTTGCGGCCCTTGGCGATCTTGGTCACCGAGCCCCAGGCTTTGTGCAGCAGCTTTTCGAGCTTCTCGTCGACCTCTTCGTGCTCCCAGTAGAAGCGTTGGGTGTTCTGTACCCACTCGAAGTAGGAGACGGTGACGCCGCCGGCGTTGGCCAGGATGTCCGGAACGATCAGGACGTCGCGATCGACCAACTGCTGGTGAGCCGAGGGCACGGTCGGGCCGTTGGCGCCCTCGACGATGATCGGAGCCCGGATGGTGGCGGCGACTTCGTCCGTGATCACGCCTCCGAGGGCCGCCGGGATGAGGACGTCGACGTCCATCGCGAAGAGCTCCTCGGGGGAGCTGGCGTCGGCTCCCGGGAAACCGTCGACGGAGCGCTGCGGGCTCTTGCTGACGTGCTCGGCGAGGGCCTCGGCGTCGAAGCCCTCGGGATTCTTCAGGTAGGCGGCGTGGTCCCCCACGGCGACCAGCTTGGCGCCCCAGGAGTCGAGGATGCGGGCCGCCCAGCTACCGACGTTGCCGAAGCCCTGCATGGCGAAAGTGGCGCCTTCGAGAGGTCGCCCGATCTCTTCCAGGGCCCAGCGGGAGCACAGCGCGACGCCGCGGCCGGTGGCCTCGGTGCGGCCCTTGGAGCCGTAGACCTCGATCGGCTTGCCGGTGACCACGCCGGGCTCGAAGCCGTGGTACTTGGCGTACTGGTCGACGATCCAGGCCATGGTCTGGGAACCGGTGTTGACGTCCGGCGCCGGGATGTCGACGTTGGGGCCGATGATGAAGTGGATCTGGTCGACGAACTTCCGGGTCAGGCGCTGCAGCTCGCCCGGTGAGAGGCGGTGCGGGTCGACGGTGACGCCGCCCTTGCCGCCGCCGTAGGGAATGCCCACCACGGCGGTTTTCCAGGTCATCAGGCTGGCGAGGGCATTGACCTCGTCGTCGTCCGCCTCGGGGTGATAGCGGATACCGCCCTTGAAGGGGCCGCGGGCGCCGTTGTGCTGCACCCGGAAGCCGTCGAAGACTTCGATGCCGCCGTCGTCCTTCTCGATCGCTACCTCGACCTTCATCTGGCGCGCCGGGGTGACCAGCAGCTTCTCGATCGAGCGGCTCACCTCCATCACCCGAGCCGCATCGGTGAAGTACTTCAGCGCATTCTCGAAATGACTCGCCATGGCGTCGACTCTTCCTCCCTGATGCGGATAGTGGCCGCGATGCTACCACCCGACAGGCGGTCTTCGAGGGGCCTCCTAGGAGACCTTGGCGGGCGCCCTCCGCGGCGTCCCGCCGAAGGCCTCAGTCGGTGTCGAAGTCGACTCGGATGTTGTAGTAGATGGCGACCTCGTCGCGGTTCAGGCGCGCCGGCTGGAAGCGCCACTCGCTCACCGCCTGGGCGGCGAGAAAGAGCCTCAGGGCGGAAGGTGCATCGACCACCCGCGGGTTGCTCGGCCGGCCGCGGCGATCGATCAACACCTGCAGAATCACCGGCGTGGGATCCGCCGAGCGGCGGTAGCGCGGCTCCCGCCCGCGACGCCGGTCCGGCAGCACCACCTCACCATCGGCGCGGAAGATGTTGTTGATGCGACGACTTTCGTCGTCGGCGAAGTCGCCGTCCTCGGCGAGGGGCCGTTCCTCGGTGTCGCGCAGCAGGTTGCCGGAAGAGCCATAGCGTCGCAGGTCGAGATCGCGCACGCTGGGATCGAGATCCTGCGCCAGGGCCCAGCTCCAGAGGGCGGCTGCGGTGTCGTCGATCATCGACTCGGCGACCGCCCGCAGGGTGACCAAGCGGCCCAGGGTGGCGGCCCCTTGCTCATCCTCGGAGACGGTTTCGGGCAAGTCGTCGAGGGTCCGTCGCACCAGCCGCAAGGCCCGCAAAGGGGAGCCATCGCGCAGGGCGGCATCGATTTCGTCAAAGGTCGACCCGGTGGTCGACTGGGCGCTGGCCGGCAGCGGCAGGGTGGCGATCACGAGGAGAGCGAGCAGGGCGAGGCGACGAGTTCGCATGATGAATCCCTATGCTGCCATGAAAGCGCCCGCCTTGTCCTCTTCGGCGGCCCGGCCGCTGCTGGGCGTGCGTGCCGATCGGCGGTCGACGGCTCAGCCGGCGTCGCGCCAGCTCGCCGGGACCCTCACCGCCACCACGGTACCTTCGGCTCGCACCTTGCCGGCGCTCGTCAGGGTGCAGTCGAGGTGGGTCTTGCGCTCTTCGCGAGCGACGATCCGAGCCCGAATCTCGACCTCGGCGGCGAGCGGCGCCGGTCGCAGGTAGCGCACCTCGAGGGAGGCGGTGGCGAACCACAGATCCGGCGGCGAGCCGATCTCGCGGTCCTCCTGGCGATAGCCGTCGGCGACGGCGGTGCAGATGCCGTGGCAGTCGATCAGGGTGGCGATGATGCCGCCGTTGAGGACGTGCGTCGGCCCGGCGGCGTGGTGCGTCAGAGGTTGGTAATGGCAGACCGCTTCGTCCTCGCCGTCCCAGTGGCTCTTGATCTGGAGGCCCTGCTGGTTGAGCGGTCCACAGCCGTAGCAGTGATTGTGGGGAATGAGGTCTTGGAAGGCCGGTTCGGTCATGTCGGACTCGCAGTCGTCGCGCTACATCGAGGCGTCTTCGGTGATCTCCCAGGCGCCGTTGAGGCTGCGCCGCAGGACGATGAGGGTGAGGCCGGAGGCGTCGTCGCGCTCGGCGTCGTCAGGGTAGCCGAGCATCCATTTGGCGACCACGGTGGCGCCGTGGACGCGGCTCGGCACGGCGTCGCCGAGCAGGCTGACCTCGGTGCCGGAGTGCAGGCCGACGTGGTGAAACTCGAAGGTCAAATGGCCCATGGCGGAGCGATCCGGGTAGCGCCGTTGGTAGCGGGCCAGAACCTCGGCGCGGCCGAGGGTGAGGCCCGACGGCGAGACGAAGCGGGCGTCCTCGGCATAGGAGCGGGTGAAGGTCTCGAGATCGCCGCGGTTCCAGGCATCGGCCTGTTCGAGCAAGAAGGCCTTCACCTCGTCGGCGATCTCGCCCGTCTGGCGCTCCGCCCGCAGGCGGTGCCACAGGCCCGGGCCATGGGTGCCGACGTAAGCATGCTGCTCGGCGAAGGCCGGATCGGCGAGCACTTCGTCGGCGCTGGCGAAGCGGTAGCCCTGGTCCTTCAACCAGGTGAAGAGGCGATCCCACTGGGCGGCGCCGACGGCGTTGGCGTGGAGTAGGAGAATCTGCGCCACCGGTCGCTCGAACAGGCGTCGGGCGAGCTGCTCCTGGTGCCGAATCGAGAGATGAAGGGACTCGTGATAAGCCTCGGCGACGGCCTGCTGGCGTTTCTTGTCGCCGCTCCGGACGGCCGCCAACCAGGGGCGCTCGAAGGACCAGTCCTGGGTGTCGAGGGTGACCGGCAGGTTGCGCTGTCCGCTGTCCGCCAAGTACTCCCGCATGGCATTGAGCTTTGCCGCCGTGTCGCCTTCGCGCAGCATTGGAAAGCGGAAGAAGCGCACGGCCCGCTGGCTTTGGGTGTGCTTGCCGAGGCTTTCGGATTGGGCGACGAGGAACCGATTGATCTCCTGGCGGGCGCTTTCGATGTCGGCGAAGTAGGCCGGAAACTCGGTGGCGGTGTAGGAGAGGTGAGCGGTGGAGTGGTTGCCGAGCTCGTGGCCGGCATCGAGCCAGGACTCGAGGAGCGCTTCGTCGCCCGGTCGCATGTTCCCCCAGGTCACCAGGCCCACCGCTGGCACCTGATGCTTGGCGAGGGTGGCGAGCATCTCGTCGGTGAGCCGGCGGCGGGTTTCGACGTCTGGGTTGAGGCCGCCGGCCATCGGCAGGTCGTCGACACTGATCAGGAGCGGAATCGGCTCCTCGGCGCGCGCCGGGACGCTCGCCATCACGGTGGCCAGGAGGGTTGCGGCCAATATGGTGCCGGCAGCTCCGGTCCAGCCAGGAAGGCTCCTGCTTTGCGATTTGGGCGGTCGAGATCTCATCGCGATTCTCCTCTCCCTGCGATTCTATGGCCGGAGCTTCGCTTCGTCGCCAGGCGATGGAATTCGCTGGGAATAATGGCCGGCGAAGGAGGGTTGATGTCGATCGGCCGCGCACCTCGGCAGGTCTCTTCGGCGCGGTTTTCCTGATCTTCTGCAGTTCCGTCTGGCGGTTTCGCCAGTCGATTGCCGTAGGACATTTCGGAG
This portion of the Acidobacteriota bacterium genome encodes:
- a CDS encoding polysaccharide deacetylase family protein, translating into MAATLLATVMASVPARAEEPIPLLISVDDLPMAGGLNPDVETRRRLTDEMLATLAKHQVPAVGLVTWGNMRPGDEALLESWLDAGHELGNHSTAHLSYTATEFPAYFADIESARQEINRFLVAQSESLGKHTQSQRAVRFFRFPMLREGDTAAKLNAMREYLADSGQRNLPVTLDTQDWSFERPWLAAVRSGDKKRQQAVAEAYHESLHLSIRHQEQLARRLFERPVAQILLLHANAVGAAQWDRLFTWLKDQGYRFASADEVLADPAFAEQHAYVGTHGPGLWHRLRAERQTGEIADEVKAFLLEQADAWNRGDLETFTRSYAEDARFVSPSGLTLGRAEVLARYQRRYPDRSAMGHLTFEFHHVGLHSGTEVSLLGDAVPSRVHGATVVAKWMLGYPDDAERDDASGLTLIVLRRSLNGAWEITEDASM
- a CDS encoding energy transducer TonB; protein product: MRTRRLALLALLVIATLPLPASAQSTTGSTFDEIDAALRDGSPLRALRLVRRTLDDLPETVSEDEQGAATLGRLVTLRAVAESMIDDTAAALWSWALAQDLDPSVRDLDLRRYGSSGNLLRDTEERPLAEDGDFADDESRRINNIFRADGEVVLPDRRRGREPRYRRSADPTPVILQVLIDRRGRPSNPRVVDAPSALRLFLAAQAVSEWRFQPARLNRDEVAIYYNIRVDFDTD
- a CDS encoding Glu/Leu/Phe/Val dehydrogenase dimerization domain-containing protein: MASHFENALKYFTDAARVMEVSRSIEKLLVTPARQMKVEVAIEKDDGGIEVFDGFRVQHNGARGPFKGGIRYHPEADDDEVNALASLMTWKTAVVGIPYGGGKGGVTVDPHRLSPGELQRLTRKFVDQIHFIIGPNVDIPAPDVNTGSQTMAWIVDQYAKYHGFEPGVVTGKPIEVYGSKGRTEATGRGVALCSRWALEEIGRPLEGATFAMQGFGNVGSWAARILDSWGAKLVAVGDHAAYLKNPEGFDAEALAEHVSKSPQRSVDGFPGADASSPEELFAMDVDVLIPAALGGVITDEVAATIRAPIIVEGANGPTVPSAHQQLVDRDVLIVPDILANAGGVTVSYFEWVQNTQRFYWEHEEVDEKLEKLLHKAWGSVTKIAKGRKLDLRTAAFVLAIREVGKATVLRGL
- a CDS encoding cyclic nucleotide-binding domain-containing protein; this encodes MDYSSFPLFRNLAKDDLAAFLSACREENLEAGTAFIETGSESTDLYFVLSGSLEVFRHDEDGSERQLAVLQAPAVVGEMEALTGDRRAASVRSREETLALVLPCATLRQRFHRGDPATLQIFLQITQVLARRLTAMNEKFVELQQTGAPVRDLQRFQQKLFSEWTF
- a CDS encoding PaaI family thioesterase; translation: MTEPAFQDLIPHNHCYGCGPLNQQGLQIKSHWDGEDEAVCHYQPLTHHAAGPTHVLNGGIIATLIDCHGICTAVADGYRQEDREIGSPPDLWFATASLEVRYLRPAPLAAEVEIRARIVAREERKTHLDCTLTSAGKVRAEGTVVAVRVPASWRDAG